GCAAGCTCAATAACTCCATTTACACCATCTGCCGGTTTTGAAATCCGATAAATCATTCTTTTTCTTTCAGGGTTTTATTTTGTAATCCCGAGTAATAGTCTAATGCTTCAAAGATATGATCGTTTGTAACAACCACACCCACTATGTACTTACCGATTGATGATAATAAAGTGCATCGATATTCACCGGAATGATTTTTCTTATCATTTTTCAAATAACCAATAAAGTCTTCTCGATCCTCTATATCAATTGAAGGTTTACCATAAATACTTAAAACATAACCTACGATTTCATTCAATTCCACTTCAGAAAGACTACTCATTTTACAAGATAAGAAAGCCTCACATATCATACCGATCGCTATTGCCTCACCATGCAGCAAATGTTTGCCTCTTATTCCAAGAAATGTACTTTCTATTGCATGCCCAACTGTATGGCCAAAATTTAATGATTTTCTTTCATTTCGCTCCTCAGGATCCTTAAGCACAATTTTATTTTTTATCTGAACTGATCTTAAAATAATTTCATCCCAATCTTCAATAGAAGTCAGATCTTCTCTTTTAATAAAATCCCAATAATCAGCGTCTGCGATCAATCCATGTTTAATAACTTCAGCATAACCAGATCTCAACTCCTCATATGGCAATGATTTCAAAAAAACAGTGCTTGCAAAAACTCCTTGTGGATTACTAAAAACTCCGATTTGATTCTTCAATCTATCAAAGTCAATCCCCAATTTCCCTCCCACAGAAGCATCTACCTGAGAC
The Flavobacteriales bacterium DNA segment above includes these coding regions:
- a CDS encoding 3-dehydroquinate synthase; protein product: ALSDGNVDRNAIVINLGGGVIGDMGGFVASTYKRGVDFINVPTTLLSQVDASVGGKLGIDFDRLKNQIGVFSNPQGVFASTVFLKSLPYEELRSGYAEVIKHGLIADADYWDFIKREDLTSIEDWDEIILRSVQIKNKIVLKDPEERNERKSLNFGHTVGHAIESTFLGIRGKHLLHGEAIAIGMICEAFLSCKMSSLSEVELNEIVGYVLSIYGKPSIDIEDREDFIGYLKNDKKNHSGEYRCTLLSSIGKYIVGVVVTNDHIFEALDYYSGLQNKTLKEKE